The following are encoded in a window of Gossypium raimondii isolate GPD5lz chromosome 13, ASM2569854v1, whole genome shotgun sequence genomic DNA:
- the LOC105782986 gene encoding syntaxin-132, whose translation MNNLLTDSFVDDAQGHGDIEMGRQVPGSTSDMGMEAFNKQMQEVEKQVEKLSGLLRKLKDANEESKSVTKASAMKAMKKRMEKDIDEVGKIARNVKARLEAINKENLTNRQKPGCEKGTSIDRSRMNVTNSVAIRFKDLMMEFQTLRQKIQDEYREVIERRVITVTGTRPDEQTIDRLIETGKSEQIFQKAIQEQGRGQILNTVEEIQERHDAVVEIEKKLLDLQQIYLDIAVLVESQGEILDNIESQVSTAVSNVQSGTVALQNAKKRQKSTRKWTCIAIIILLIIVAVIVVGVLKPWKSS comes from the exons ATGAACAACTTACTCACG GATTCATTCGTTGATGATGCCCAAGGTCATGGTGATATAGAAATGGGAAGGCAGGTTCCCGGAAGCACCTCAGACATGGGAATGGAAGCTTTTAATAAGCAG ATGCAAGAGGTCGAGAAGCAAGTGGAGAAGCTCTCTGGATTACTAAGAAAACTCAAG GATGCTAATGAAGAGTCCAAGTCTGTTACAAAGGCCTCTGCTATGAAAG CTATGAAGAAGCGAATGGAGAAAGATATCGACGAGGTTGGAAAGATAGCCCGTAATGTCAAAGCAAGATTAGAAGCAATAAACAAAGAA AACTTAACCAATCGGCAAAAGCCTGGATGTGAGAAAGGAACAAGCATTGACAGATCCAGGATGAATGTTACAAA TTCTGTGGCAATAAGATTCAAGGATTTGATGATGGAATTTCAG ACTCTTAGGCAAAAGATTCAGGATGAATATCGGGAGGTTATAGAAAGAAGGGTTATTACAG TTACCGGGACTAGACCAGATGAACAG ACAATTGACCGGCTCATTGAAACTGGAAAAAGTGAACAAATTTTCCAGAAGGCAATTCAAGAACAGGGACGAGGACAG ATACTAAATACAGTAGAGGAAATCCAAGAAAGACATGATGCTGTAGTTGAGATTGAGAAAAAGCTTCTCGATTTACAACAG ATTTACCTTGATATTGCAGTACTTGTTGAATCCCAAGGAGAAATTTTAGACAACATAGAAAGTCAG GTTTCGACTGCAGTCAGTAACGTCCAATCCGGGACGGTTGCCCTTCAAAATGCAAAGAAGCGACAGAAGAGTACAAGAAAGTGGACGTGCATTGCCATTATAATCCTCCTAATCATAGTTGCTGTTATAGTTGTTGGAGTCCTTAAACCTTGGAAGAGCAGCTAG